Genomic DNA from Paenibacillus sp. KS-LC4:
ACCGCCTTATGGAATCGCGCTTCGATTAAGCTGCTGGATATAAGACGGACGGTATTAGGTACAAATGAGGAACTGCGGGCTTACCGCATTCCGTCGAGCTTTTTTTTATATGTGCTCCATGGCCGTGCTGAGGTGGAGCTGGACAGCGCGACCAGCAGCATGAAGCGATTTCACGTTTTGCACGGCGGCAAAGGGGCGTGTCTGGACATCAGGCCGTCAGCAGAGCCATTTGAATATGTCATTGTATTTTATAAGGCAGTTATTCCGCTTCCCAGCAGGCAGGAGATTTTGGATTTGCTGCATAAGCATCGCCCCTTCCAGCTGCAATATAGCTTGGTGCCGCATTCTTCCTTAAGTTTATTTGCAAAAATCGAAGAGCTGGAGCGCAGCTGGGAAAATGGCGGGGAGCTGGAGCATTTCCACGCTAAAGCTTTATTTTATCAGTGTGTGTACGAGCTGCTATGGCAGCTTCATAGAGATGGCATACAGCTGGCGCGGGCCGATCTGGTCTCGCAGGCGATTCGTTATATGGAGGAGCAATATGCCAGTGCGATTACGCTGGACGTTCTTGCTGACCTGCTCGAATGCAGCGTAGGCCATCTCGTTAAATTATTTAAGAGAGAGACTGGTGTTAGCCCGATTCAATATTTAACGAAGATCAGGCTAAAGCACGCCAAGGGGCTGCTGCTTAACTCAGAAGCGACCTTGGAAGAAGTAGCGATATACACAGGCTATCCAGATAAATATTATTTTGGGCGGATGTTTAAAAAACATATCGGTCAGTCTCCAATTCTGTTTCGCACACAGAGGGGACAAATCGAAAGAGGAGCAAAAAATCCAGCGCTTGGGCGCATATTCTCCATTGGCAACGTTAGCTCCAGGCTTTATAGTGTTGATGAGAATTATTATCAACGTGGAAAAGAAGGGGAGTTAGCTATGTTTAGCCATAAAAAAATGCTGGCCACGATGCTCATCAGTTTGACCCTGTTTTTGAGCGCCTGCTCAGGTGTAACGGCACCGCAGGGAGCTGCCTCGGGCAATGCTGGAAGCGTACAAGCATCAGCAGAGCAGA
This window encodes:
- a CDS encoding AraC family transcriptional regulator, coding for MNKVLQLNEHTALWNRASIKLLDIRRTVLGTNEELRAYRIPSSFFLYVLHGRAEVELDSATSSMKRFHVLHGGKGACLDIRPSAEPFEYVIVFYKAVIPLPSRQEILDLLHKHRPFQLQYSLVPHSSLSLFAKIEELERSWENGGELEHFHAKALFYQCVYELLWQLHRDGIQLARADLVSQAIRYMEEQYASAITLDVLADLLECSVGHLVKLFKRETGVSPIQYLTKIRLKHAKGLLLNSEATLEEVAIYTGYPDKYYFGRMFKKHIGQSPILFRTQRGQIERGAKNPALGRIFSIGNVSSRLYSVDENYYQRGKEGELAMFSHKKMLATMLISLTLFLSACSGVTAPQGAASGNAGSVQASAEQKSPEKSSQADAVSGTRIIKTIKGDIEIPNQAQRVVVDLYLGSFIALNVKPVGTPQKNLENPYYKAELAGVENIGEYESISLEKILELQPDLIVTGNEMAYESFSKIAPTVLVPFGNLKTVHEEIEFFGQVLGKEQEAAAWLADFDKQIVQAREQVAQHVPAEATFSLMEDWGKTVGVFGDNFGRGGQAIYHALDRKLPPKHAAEVMKEQALEISLEILEEYAGDYIIFTSETHTLEDLKADSIWGTLDAVKNDRVYIWHGDKSWYFDPIATSAQLEELTAWLVKQ